In Alkalihalobacterium alkalinitrilicum, a genomic segment contains:
- a CDS encoding DUF58 domain-containing protein: MKLFFSVMKKAMKPLFLLLLNITLFVYAMFQGGFVSWFLFYSIVVISLLSISVVLFTFQRIEVQRTLSANTLRANDEVEVVIDVKNKLIHPFCFLRVKDVLPRELEMSDHMNNSALFFLSLKKTLSYHYTIRHLPRGEHRFREVEVFIGDMFGFFERKKTIIVDTTVLVFPSYQSLKSWNVHSSGGFGESMSFAHSLEEELSIAGVRHYIPGDRLTSIDWKHSARSEKLMTKEFEASQGEAFHLFFNRFIGKNSKEAFERAVELTASIAEHCYESHNALSFVSIGKESEVLFPDTTLEHYQSLYYHLAKVKGEKDQFLPTEGSLLEAYRNGTIIVVTVSLNLQDYEWFQYLRAMNIQVIVCWVSSQTEEQSYLQLLRMQSVKVYQFTDEKFNMELMKSR, encoded by the coding sequence ATGAAGTTGTTCTTTTCTGTGATGAAAAAGGCAATGAAGCCTTTGTTTTTATTACTATTGAATATCACGCTCTTCGTCTATGCTATGTTTCAAGGTGGGTTTGTTAGTTGGTTTTTATTTTATAGTATTGTTGTGATTAGTTTATTATCGATTAGTGTTGTTCTTTTTACTTTTCAACGAATTGAAGTGCAACGAACATTAAGTGCTAATACCTTAAGGGCTAATGATGAAGTAGAAGTAGTAATAGATGTAAAGAATAAATTGATCCACCCGTTTTGTTTTCTTAGAGTAAAGGATGTTCTTCCTCGAGAACTAGAAATGAGCGATCATATGAATAATAGCGCTCTATTTTTCTTATCATTAAAAAAAACATTGTCCTACCACTATACGATTCGTCATTTACCAAGAGGAGAACATCGATTTCGTGAGGTAGAGGTTTTCATTGGGGATATGTTCGGCTTTTTTGAACGGAAGAAAACAATAATAGTTGATACAACAGTACTAGTTTTTCCTAGTTATCAATCTTTAAAGAGTTGGAATGTTCACTCTAGTGGTGGTTTTGGAGAAAGCATGTCTTTTGCACATTCATTAGAGGAAGAGCTTTCGATTGCTGGTGTGCGTCACTATATTCCTGGAGATCGTTTAACGAGTATTGATTGGAAACATTCTGCTCGAAGTGAGAAATTGATGACGAAAGAGTTTGAAGCATCACAGGGAGAAGCTTTCCATTTATTTTTTAACCGATTTATTGGAAAAAATTCTAAAGAAGCGTTTGAAAGAGCAGTCGAACTTACCGCTTCAATTGCAGAACATTGTTATGAAAGTCATAATGCGCTGAGCTTTGTTAGCATTGGGAAGGAGTCTGAAGTGTTATTTCCAGACACAACTCTAGAACACTATCAGTCACTTTACTATCATCTAGCAAAAGTTAAAGGTGAAAAGGACCAATTCCTCCCAACTGAAGGAAGTTTGTTGGAAGCTTACCGTAATGGGACGATTATCGTGGTAACCGTTTCTTTAAATCTTCAAGACTATGAGTGGTTTCAGTATTTAAGAGCGATGAATATTCAAGTTATCGTTTGTTGGGTCTCTAGTCAGACGGAAGAGCAAAGCTATTTACAGTTGCTTCGAATGCAGAGTGTGAAAGTGTATCAGTTTACAGATGAAAAGTTTAATATGGAACTGATGAAAAGCAGGTGA
- a CDS encoding reverse transcriptase domain-containing protein: MNGKYEETPIGTPQGGNLSPLLSNIMLNELDKELESRGLRFIRYADDALIFVKSEKAADRVMKSIVRFIEEKLGLIVNAEKSKVSRPKELKFLGFGYYYDPNNKRYQVRPHPISVQKFQRKLRQLTKRNWSVPLDYRILKLKQVIFGWVNYFRIANMKTAMSRIDKKLRSRLRVIIWKQWKVAKKQIKSLTQLGIPEEEAKGLTFCRKGYRYIGLSKVVQKAISNKRLKQRGVPSALERYLKVHTVI; the protein is encoded by the coding sequence GTGAATGGGAAATATGAAGAAACACCAATCGGGACTCCGCAAGGAGGTAACCTCAGTCCATTATTGAGTAATATTATGTTGAATGAACTCGATAAGGAATTAGAAAGTAGAGGATTACGATTCATAAGATACGCTGATGACGCACTCATCTTTGTGAAAAGCGAAAAAGCCGCTGACAGAGTGATGAAATCAATCGTGAGATTTATAGAAGAGAAATTAGGATTGATAGTAAATGCCGAAAAGAGTAAAGTTTCTCGCCCAAAAGAGTTAAAATTCTTGGGATTTGGGTATTATTATGATCCTAATAACAAGAGATATCAAGTGCGGCCTCATCCAATTTCAGTACAGAAATTTCAAAGGAAGCTTCGACAATTGACAAAGCGAAATTGGAGTGTTCCGTTAGACTACCGAATACTGAAACTGAAACAAGTCATATTCGGATGGGTGAATTACTTTAGAATCGCAAATATGAAAACAGCAATGAGTCGAATAGATAAGAAATTACGCTCAAGATTAAGGGTAATCATCTGGAAACAATGGAAGGTAGCGAAAAAACAAATCAAGTCGCTAACTCAATTAGGGATACCTGAAGAAGAAGCGAAAGGATTAACGTTCTGCCGGAAAGGTTATCGGTATATCGGATTATCGAAAGTTGTTCAAAAAGCAATCTCAAACAAAAGACTAAAACAAAGGGGAGTACCCTC
- the guaA gene encoding glutamine-hydrolyzing GMP synthase, whose translation MENVNEMIVVLDFGGQYNQLIARRIRDLGVYSELHPNTITAEEIKKMNPKGIIFSGGPNSAYVEGAPKCDEAIYELGVPILGICYGMQLMTQHFGGKVEAAEHREYGKAVIKIENPSKLYDGLPLEQTVWMSHGDKIIAPPQGFVVDAQNPSCPVAAMSDVSRKLYGVQFHPEVRHSQYGNELLENFVNKVCECEGNWSMENFIEVEMQKIRDLVGDKKVLCALSGGVDSSVVAVLIHKAIGDQLTCMFIDHGLLRKGEAESVMQTFSEGFNMNVIKIDAQERFLSKLAGVKDPEQKRKIIGNEFIYVFEEEASKLTDMDFLAQGTLYTDIIESGTATAQTIKSHHNVGGLPEDMKFELIEPLNTLFKDEVRKLGTELGIAEEIVWRQPFPGPGLGIRVLGEITEDKLEIVRESDAILRDEIQKAGLDREIWQYFTALPDMRSVGVMGDARTYDYTVGIRAVTSIDGMTSDWARIPYDVLEIISTRIVNEVKHVNRVVYDITSKPPATIEWE comes from the coding sequence ATGGAGAACGTCAATGAAATGATTGTAGTATTAGACTTTGGTGGTCAATATAACCAGCTAATTGCAAGACGTATTCGAGATTTAGGTGTATATAGTGAGTTACATCCTAATACAATCACAGCAGAAGAAATTAAAAAAATGAACCCAAAAGGAATCATTTTTTCAGGTGGGCCAAATAGCGCTTATGTAGAAGGTGCACCTAAATGTGATGAAGCAATTTATGAATTAGGAGTTCCGATCTTAGGGATTTGTTATGGTATGCAATTGATGACACAACATTTTGGTGGAAAAGTAGAAGCTGCCGAACATCGTGAATACGGAAAAGCTGTTATTAAAATAGAAAACCCTTCAAAGTTATATGACGGGCTACCGCTAGAACAAACGGTATGGATGAGTCATGGTGATAAAATTATTGCTCCTCCTCAAGGCTTTGTAGTGGATGCTCAAAATCCATCATGTCCAGTGGCGGCGATGAGTGATGTTTCGAGAAAACTTTATGGAGTACAGTTTCATCCAGAAGTTCGTCATTCACAGTACGGAAATGAACTGTTAGAGAATTTCGTGAACAAAGTTTGTGAATGTGAAGGTAACTGGTCAATGGAGAACTTTATCGAAGTTGAAATGCAAAAAATTCGTGACCTTGTTGGAGATAAAAAAGTATTATGTGCACTTAGTGGCGGCGTTGATTCCTCAGTTGTTGCGGTTCTTATTCATAAAGCAATTGGAGATCAATTAACGTGTATGTTCATTGATCACGGACTTCTTCGTAAAGGTGAAGCAGAAAGTGTGATGCAAACATTTAGTGAAGGGTTTAATATGAACGTGATAAAAATTGATGCACAAGAACGTTTCCTTTCAAAATTAGCTGGCGTTAAAGATCCTGAACAAAAACGTAAGATTATTGGAAATGAATTTATTTATGTGTTTGAAGAAGAAGCCTCAAAATTAACTGACATGGATTTCTTAGCCCAAGGAACACTTTATACTGATATTATTGAAAGTGGAACAGCAACAGCACAGACAATCAAATCGCACCATAATGTTGGCGGGCTACCAGAAGATATGAAATTTGAGTTGATTGAACCATTAAACACATTATTTAAAGACGAAGTACGTAAGCTAGGAACTGAACTGGGGATTGCTGAAGAGATCGTTTGGAGACAACCTTTCCCAGGTCCAGGATTAGGTATTCGTGTCCTTGGTGAGATTACCGAAGATAAGTTAGAGATTGTTCGCGAATCTGATGCTATCCTTCGAGATGAAATCCAAAAGGCTGGATTAGATCGCGAAATTTGGCAGTACTTCACTGCACTTCCTGATATGAGAAGTGTTGGAGTTATGGGTGATGCGAGAACGTATGATTACACAGTCGGTATTCGTGCGGTTACGTCGATTGATGGAATGACGTCTGATTGGGCACGTATCCCATATGATGTGCTAGAGATTATCTCTACTCGTATTGTTAATGAAGTGAAACATGTTAATCGTGTAGTTTATGATATTACTTCCAAACCACCTGCAACAATTGAGTGGGAGTAA
- a CDS encoding aspartyl-phosphate phosphatase Spo0E family protein has protein sequence MSINIEEIIKLENKIEWLRNQMNTNGKLNGLNHSETLKYSQELDHCLNKYHQVSSNPK, from the coding sequence ATGAGTATAAATATAGAGGAAATTATAAAATTAGAAAATAAAATTGAATGGTTGCGAAACCAGATGAATACTAATGGTAAACTGAATGGGCTTAACCATTCCGAAACCCTTAAATATAGCCAAGAACTTGATCATTGTTTGAACAAATACCACCAAGTTAGTTCCAATCCAAAGTAA
- a CDS encoding NCS2 family permease yields the protein MDRFFRFKENGTSYKKETIAGVTTFLSMAYILFVNPDLLSATGMDIGAVFVATALAAAIGTLIMGVVANYPIALAPGMGLNAFFAFSVVIGMGIDWQIALFGVFISGIIFILITLSGIREIIINAIPAELKYAAGAGIGLFIAFIGLKNAGIVVPYEATAVTLGDMTAPTTLLAVFGLIVTVIFMVRGVKGGIFYGMILTAIAGMVVGLIDIPQQIVSSVPSLAPTFGQAFLYIGEVGWGQVLTLQLLVVILTFLFVDFFDTAGTLYAVANQAGFVKDNKLPRANRALLADSSATSIGAILGTSTTTAYIESSSGVAAGGRTGFASVVTAGFFLIALFFSPLLAVVTAQVTAPALIIVGILMASSLGLIDWKRFEIAVPAFLTVVTMPLTYSIAHGIALGFIFYPITMIVKGKGKEVHPIMYVLFVIFVLFFAFLAE from the coding sequence ATGGATCGTTTTTTTCGCTTTAAAGAAAACGGAACGAGTTATAAAAAAGAGACAATTGCAGGAGTAACGACGTTCTTATCAATGGCCTATATTCTTTTTGTTAACCCAGATCTTTTGAGTGCCACGGGTATGGATATAGGAGCTGTTTTTGTTGCTACAGCATTGGCGGCAGCAATTGGTACGCTTATTATGGGGGTTGTTGCGAATTATCCGATTGCTTTAGCGCCAGGAATGGGTTTAAATGCGTTTTTTGCTTTTTCTGTTGTTATTGGTATGGGAATTGATTGGCAAATTGCATTATTTGGTGTATTTATTTCAGGTATTATCTTTATATTAATTACTCTATCTGGTATTCGTGAAATTATCATTAATGCTATTCCAGCAGAATTGAAATACGCAGCTGGTGCAGGTATCGGTTTGTTCATTGCTTTTATTGGTTTGAAAAATGCGGGGATTGTCGTACCTTATGAAGCAACAGCAGTTACACTAGGAGACATGACAGCTCCTACTACGCTGTTAGCGGTATTCGGTTTGATTGTTACTGTCATTTTTATGGTTCGTGGAGTGAAAGGTGGTATTTTCTATGGAATGATCTTAACAGCTATTGCTGGGATGGTCGTTGGGTTAATTGACATACCACAACAAATTGTTTCTTCTGTTCCAAGTCTAGCTCCTACATTTGGGCAGGCATTCTTATATATCGGTGAAGTTGGTTGGGGCCAAGTTTTAACTCTTCAGTTACTAGTAGTTATTCTGACGTTCTTATTCGTTGATTTCTTCGATACAGCTGGAACGTTATATGCTGTTGCAAACCAAGCTGGTTTTGTAAAAGATAATAAACTTCCACGTGCTAACAGAGCATTACTTGCCGATTCAAGTGCTACTTCAATTGGTGCAATTTTAGGAACATCAACAACTACAGCTTACATTGAGTCTTCGTCAGGGGTTGCTGCAGGAGGACGTACAGGATTTGCATCGGTAGTAACTGCGGGCTTCTTTTTAATAGCATTATTCTTCTCGCCGTTACTTGCAGTTGTTACTGCTCAAGTTACAGCGCCAGCACTGATCATTGTTGGGATATTAATGGCTTCTTCATTAGGATTGATCGATTGGAAGAGATTTGAGATTGCGGTACCTGCGTTTCTAACCGTTGTTACGATGCCGTTAACTTACAGTATTGCCCATGGTATTGCACTAGGCTTTATTTTCTATCCGATCACAATGATTGTAAAAGGGAAGGGTAAAGAGGTTCATCCGATTATGTACGTTTTATTCGTGATATTCGTTCTATTCTTTGCCTTTTTAGCAGAATAA
- a CDS encoding transglutaminase TgpA family protein: MKTHKGRHFFLYMLSYVLLLEWLLPLPYITDTGFISFFIGVTLLFFLLTFLQVNVWISFPLKLGIILYGLHLMFLEGSFLSFRWFELLLSDFGHNLSMMFSGNWTGLTDMFRSLLFFILLAVMSYLLYFWTVYAKRILFFLLFTIIYITVIDTFTPYDASYSIVRIFMVGFLLLGLMTLYRTIEREKVNTYSSVLPVRLIASLCVVLLLASSFGYAAPKYEPQWEDPVPYMKAAIGMNTGQGRGVLHQRIGYGDNDGRLGGGFEDDDTPVFQVVTPQGQYWRGESKDFYTGKGWEVTTPEEQLERSYPLFGYEVDVNRVNASVAFEPYQNFQHIFYAGEPLDVSVGSIIDVSVYFDAHTGRGNTYYGNDPIHLESYNLTFLEPKFSVSKLREVTGGDPERIESIYLQLPDTLPDRVGELAEEITGNFSNRYDQVKAIERYYRMAGFRYETKNVAVPGPDEDYVDQFLFETKVGYCDNYSTSMVVMLRTLDIPARWVKGFTQGERIQDLGDGNRQYQVTNANAHSWVEVYFPGHGWVPFEPTQGFNNASNFVFETPELEAQWEREMENPTIEPEVEETMAEVQEDENAAGGGNRNGIFFDYTFWFVVFGTLIIVAMVSFILRKKILVRYLLFRYGKQNNERSFELAFHSLIWLLGYKGIVKRRSETLREFAARIDSFYSMNDMVEITLNYEKVSYGNKLSKEVWNHNRELWENLIKKIGS, from the coding sequence ATGAAAACTCATAAAGGAAGGCATTTCTTTCTGTATATGTTAAGTTATGTCCTTCTATTAGAATGGTTACTTCCTTTACCTTATATTACAGATACTGGTTTTATCTCTTTTTTTATTGGGGTTACCTTGTTGTTTTTCTTATTAACTTTTTTGCAAGTAAATGTATGGATCTCATTTCCGCTAAAACTAGGTATCATTTTATATGGTTTACATTTAATGTTTTTAGAAGGATCGTTTTTGTCTTTTCGATGGTTTGAACTTCTATTAAGTGACTTTGGCCATAATCTTTCGATGATGTTTTCAGGAAATTGGACAGGACTAACGGATATGTTTCGAAGTCTATTGTTCTTTATTTTATTAGCTGTGATGAGCTATCTGCTCTACTTTTGGACTGTGTATGCGAAACGTATTCTGTTTTTCTTACTTTTTACGATTATTTACATTACAGTTATTGACACCTTCACACCATATGATGCTAGTTATTCAATTGTCAGAATCTTTATGGTTGGTTTCTTGCTTTTAGGGTTAATGACGTTATATCGTACGATTGAACGTGAAAAGGTAAATACGTACTCAAGTGTGTTACCCGTACGTTTAATCGCTTCTCTATGTGTCGTGCTTTTATTAGCGAGTAGCTTTGGTTATGCAGCTCCAAAGTATGAACCCCAATGGGAAGACCCTGTTCCTTATATGAAAGCTGCTATTGGGATGAATACAGGTCAAGGCAGGGGAGTGTTGCATCAGCGAATTGGTTATGGAGATAACGATGGGAGGCTCGGTGGAGGATTTGAAGATGATGATACTCCTGTGTTTCAAGTCGTTACACCTCAAGGTCAGTATTGGCGCGGGGAATCTAAAGACTTTTACACAGGGAAAGGTTGGGAAGTAACAACTCCTGAAGAACAATTAGAAAGGTCCTATCCTCTTTTTGGATATGAGGTGGATGTAAATAGGGTGAATGCCTCGGTTGCTTTTGAACCGTATCAAAACTTTCAACATATTTTTTATGCAGGTGAACCGCTTGATGTCTCTGTAGGGTCCATTATCGATGTTTCTGTATATTTTGATGCTCATACAGGAAGAGGTAATACTTATTATGGAAACGACCCTATTCATCTTGAGTCCTATAATTTAACTTTTTTAGAACCGAAGTTTTCAGTATCGAAGTTAAGAGAAGTTACAGGAGGAGACCCAGAGAGGATCGAAAGCATCTATTTACAGCTCCCTGATACACTGCCAGATCGTGTAGGAGAATTAGCAGAAGAGATAACGGGAAACTTCAGTAATCGTTACGATCAAGTAAAAGCCATTGAGCGGTATTATCGTATGGCGGGTTTTCGATACGAGACGAAAAACGTAGCGGTACCAGGTCCTGACGAGGATTATGTGGATCAATTTTTATTTGAAACAAAGGTAGGGTACTGTGATAATTACTCAACTTCAATGGTCGTGATGTTACGAACACTCGATATACCAGCAAGATGGGTTAAAGGTTTTACGCAAGGAGAAAGAATTCAAGATCTTGGAGATGGAAACCGTCAGTACCAAGTGACAAATGCAAATGCGCATTCTTGGGTCGAGGTTTATTTTCCAGGGCATGGGTGGGTACCGTTTGAACCGACCCAAGGATTTAATAATGCATCAAACTTTGTTTTTGAAACACCTGAATTAGAAGCTCAGTGGGAACGTGAAATGGAAAACCCAACTATAGAGCCTGAAGTCGAAGAGACAATGGCAGAAGTTCAGGAAGATGAAAATGCAGCAGGAGGAGGCAATAGAAACGGAATTTTCTTTGATTATACCTTCTGGTTTGTTGTTTTCGGTACATTAATTATAGTAGCGATGGTTAGCTTTATTTTAAGAAAGAAAATATTAGTACGATATTTATTGTTTCGCTATGGAAAACAAAATAATGAGCGATCGTTTGAATTAGCATTCCATTCCCTCATTTGGCTTTTAGGTTATAAAGGCATTGTTAAAAGACGTAGTGAAACATTACGTGAATTTGCAGCTCGAATTGATTCTTTTTATTCGATGAATGATATGGTGGAAATTACGTTAAACTATGAAAAAGTATCTTATGGTAATAAGCTCTCCAAAGAGGTTTGGAATCACAATCGAGAATTGTGGGAAAATTTAATTAAAAAGATCGGTTCTTGA
- a CDS encoding reverse transcriptase domain-containing protein → MKLLEQILSNQNMNEAYLRVYRNKGASGVDGVTVDELKQYLKENKDELRQRIRTRKYQPQAALRVEIPKENGKMRKLGIPTVVDRVVQQAIHQVLSPIFEKQFSEFSYGFRPKRSCEMAIIKSLEYLNDGHDWIVDIHLERFFDTVHHDKLMRIIANTIDDGDVISLIRKYLVSGVM, encoded by the coding sequence GTGAAGCTTTTAGAGCAGATTTTAAGTAATCAAAACATGAACGAAGCTTACCTGCGTGTTTATAGAAATAAGGGTGCAAGTGGGGTCGACGGAGTAACAGTCGACGAACTAAAACAATATCTGAAAGAGAACAAGGATGAACTGCGCCAGCGCATCAGAACAAGAAAATACCAACCACAAGCTGCCTTAAGAGTGGAGATCCCAAAAGAAAATGGAAAGATGCGCAAATTGGGAATACCAACAGTAGTGGATAGGGTAGTTCAACAAGCAATTCACCAAGTACTTAGTCCGATATTCGAAAAGCAGTTCAGTGAATTCAGTTACGGCTTTAGACCAAAAAGAAGTTGTGAGATGGCAATTATAAAAAGCTTGGAATATCTGAATGATGGACACGATTGGATAGTGGACATTCACCTTGAAAGATTCTTCGATACAGTCCACCACGATAAACTCATGCGAATTATTGCCAACACAATAGATGATGGAGACGTTATCTCTCTAATAAGAAAATATCTTGTTAGTGGGGTCATGTGA
- a CDS encoding MFS transporter, which yields MNFKKELSILFATMFLVMVGFGIIIPVMPFYAEEMGASPTQLGLLMATYSFMQLIFAPMWGRISDRIGRKPVIIIGILGLAMSFLFMALSTQLWMLFAARIIGGFLSAANMPTIMAYVADITSEENRGKGMGIIGAAVGLGFVFGPAIGGVFSQFSLSMPFYVATIAAFITSLLVFFLLKESLSPESRAERASKKTSLRNELKGSRSILFYLQLFVSLSLAGLEATFAYFAAERAGLGPVQLGYIFMIMGLAGAIVQGGLVGRLTKKYGEGTVIQIGITVSAVGFGFILFIDNFTTAAIFLSIFGIGNGLIRPSVSSLITKQSATGYGSSTGLLSSFDSLGRILGPPLGGFLFTFAIGLPYISGIFLSVVAFILYRFYVVQSKRAVDEQS from the coding sequence ATGAATTTCAAAAAAGAACTTTCTATTTTATTTGCAACCATGTTTCTTGTTATGGTTGGCTTCGGTATCATTATTCCTGTTATGCCTTTTTACGCTGAAGAAATGGGAGCATCTCCTACTCAGTTAGGTTTACTCATGGCCACTTATTCCTTCATGCAGCTCATTTTTGCACCGATGTGGGGAAGAATTTCCGATCGTATCGGTCGAAAGCCTGTTATTATCATTGGGATATTAGGATTAGCTATGTCATTTTTATTTATGGCACTTTCCACCCAGCTATGGATGCTGTTTGCGGCCCGAATTATCGGTGGGTTTCTGTCAGCTGCTAATATGCCAACTATAATGGCGTATGTAGCCGATATAACTTCAGAAGAAAATCGTGGCAAAGGGATGGGGATTATTGGAGCAGCGGTTGGACTTGGATTCGTTTTTGGTCCTGCCATTGGAGGAGTGTTTTCACAATTCAGTTTGAGCATGCCGTTTTATGTAGCTACCATTGCCGCTTTCATTACAAGTTTACTCGTGTTTTTCCTATTAAAAGAGTCTCTTTCCCCTGAAAGTAGAGCTGAACGAGCTTCGAAGAAAACATCGTTACGTAACGAACTCAAAGGATCAAGATCAATTTTGTTTTACTTACAGTTGTTTGTTTCGTTATCATTAGCTGGACTTGAAGCAACATTTGCGTATTTTGCTGCGGAAAGAGCAGGGCTAGGACCTGTTCAATTAGGTTACATATTTATGATAATGGGGTTAGCAGGGGCAATTGTTCAAGGTGGACTCGTTGGAAGGTTAACAAAAAAATACGGTGAAGGTACTGTTATCCAAATTGGGATTACGGTTTCTGCAGTGGGCTTTGGGTTCATATTATTCATTGACAACTTTACTACAGCTGCCATATTTTTATCCATATTTGGAATTGGAAATGGTCTGATTCGTCCAAGTGTATCTTCCCTTATTACAAAACAATCAGCAACTGGTTACGGAAGTTCAACAGGATTGCTATCTTCTTTTGACTCCCTAGGTAGAATTTTAGGCCCGCCATTAGGTGGTTTCCTCTTTACGTTTGCAATAGGACTGCCTTATATTTCGGGAATTTTCTTATCTGTTGTCGCATTTATCTTATATCGATTTTATGTTGTACAATCGAAACGTGCTGTTGACGAACAATCATAA
- a CDS encoding M2 family metallopeptidase, translated as KVGEAQTEFRTYFSNPNLFESIKTYLQEDKLTALEKRQLKSLQNTARENQLPKESLKELSQLSAELNHMFNTYEPEVNGEKLSANDIRSILMNSLDEQERMNAWKASKEVGQVVEEKLLSLVHKRNHAAKAVGYNNFHEMSFENQELDRDEIFTIFENLIELSDTTYRKLKKELDQQLVKKFGITELELRPWHYVDPFFQEAPATEVTNLDRYFKNADIEKLTAETFAAMDIPIEDLYAKSDLNPRPGKNPTAFCIDMDRRGDTRVLCNNQPNSYWMGTMLHEFGHAAYFKYLDLELPELLRTPAHILTTEAIAMLFGKMTGNKEWLATFVKIEEDELETLAPALEKYEQLKMLISARWIITFVFFERELYENPQQDLNALWWKLVKEIQLINPPEGRNQPDWAAKIHFTLAPVYYQNYLLGELTSAQLHQYIKSKLSVPFFTTKVGQFLKEQFFQPGSKYHWNKKIEKVTGEPLNPQFFVDAYCKTEQK; from the coding sequence AAAGTAGGGGAAGCACAGACGGAGTTTCGAACGTATTTTTCAAACCCCAACTTGTTTGAAAGTATTAAAACTTATTTGCAGGAAGATAAATTAACTGCTCTTGAAAAGAGGCAACTCAAAAGTTTACAAAATACAGCTAGAGAAAATCAACTTCCTAAGGAAAGTCTGAAGGAGTTATCTCAACTATCTGCAGAGTTAAATCACATGTTTAATACGTACGAGCCAGAAGTGAATGGGGAGAAGTTATCGGCAAATGACATCCGCAGTATTTTAATGAATAGTTTAGACGAACAAGAACGTATGAACGCATGGAAAGCGTCAAAAGAAGTTGGTCAAGTGGTCGAAGAGAAGCTGTTATCCCTTGTTCATAAAAGAAATCATGCAGCAAAAGCTGTTGGCTATAATAACTTTCACGAAATGTCGTTTGAAAATCAAGAATTGGATCGCGATGAAATTTTTACAATCTTCGAAAACCTAATTGAATTATCTGATACTACCTATCGTAAGTTAAAAAAAGAATTAGATCAGCAATTAGTTAAAAAGTTTGGGATCACGGAATTGGAATTAAGGCCATGGCATTATGTCGATCCTTTTTTCCAAGAGGCACCTGCAACAGAAGTAACTAATTTGGACAGATATTTTAAAAATGCAGATATCGAAAAATTAACAGCAGAAACATTTGCTGCAATGGATATTCCAATTGAAGATCTATATGCAAAAAGTGACTTAAATCCCCGTCCTGGAAAAAATCCAACAGCCTTTTGTATCGATATGGATCGTAGGGGAGACACCCGTGTTTTATGTAACAATCAACCAAATTCCTACTGGATGGGTACGATGTTGCATGAGTTCGGGCACGCGGCCTATTTTAAATACTTAGATTTGGAATTACCTGAACTTCTAAGAACACCTGCTCACATCTTAACAACAGAAGCGATCGCGATGCTGTTTGGTAAGATGACGGGCAACAAAGAATGGTTAGCAACCTTTGTAAAAATCGAGGAAGATGAGTTAGAAACATTGGCTCCAGCATTAGAAAAGTATGAACAATTAAAAATGCTCATTTCAGCAAGGTGGATTATTACGTTTGTATTTTTTGAAAGAGAGCTATATGAAAATCCACAACAAGACTTAAACGCCTTATGGTGGAAGCTAGTCAAAGAAATTCAATTGATCAATCCGCCTGAAGGACGTAATCAACCAGATTGGGCTGCGAAAATCCACTTTACATTAGCACCTGTTTATTATCAAAATTATCTACTAGGTGAGCTGACTTCTGCCCAACTTCATCAGTATATAAAATCTAAGTTATCAGTACCGTTTTTCACAACAAAAGTAGGTCAATTTTTAAAAGAACAGTTTTTTCAACCAGGATCAAAATATCATTGGAATAAGAAAATTGAAAAAGTAACTGGAGAACCGCTTAACCCTCAGTTTTTTGTGGATGCTTACTGTAAAACGGAACAAAAGTAA